One part of the Thermoanaerobacterium sp. CMT5567-10 genome encodes these proteins:
- a CDS encoding TetR/AcrR family transcriptional regulator gives MPESLTSREKQAIATKKRIYRCGVELIKKYGYDNITVKEIAEKANVSIGNYYHYFKSKYDLLVEIFKHGDEFFEAEVPKILDEYKDCKDILVQYFLVYARLSINDGVEMAKNLYIPTNKMFLTHGRLMQNMLIQILKNEQEKGKIPKTLDCEEITEKLFVVARGVIFDWCLKDGKTDLLAEMKEIISRMVESYIVR, from the coding sequence GTGCCGGAAAGTTTGACTTCTCGAGAAAAACAGGCAATTGCTACTAAAAAAAGGATATACAGGTGCGGAGTAGAACTTATTAAGAAATATGGATACGACAACATAACAGTAAAAGAAATAGCAGAAAAGGCAAATGTTTCTATAGGAAATTATTACCATTACTTTAAGTCTAAATATGACCTTTTGGTGGAAATATTTAAACACGGCGATGAATTCTTTGAGGCGGAAGTGCCGAAGATTTTGGATGAGTATAAAGACTGTAAAGATATTTTAGTGCAGTATTTCCTAGTGTACGCTCGGCTTTCAATAAACGATGGGGTGGAGATGGCAAAAAATCTCTATATCCCAACAAATAAGATGTTTTTGACGCATGGCCGTTTAATGCAGAATATGCTTATTCAAATATTAAAAAATGAGCAAGAAAAAGGCAAGATACCCAAAACTCTGGACTGTGAGGAAATTACGGAAAAGTTATTTGTTGTTGCAAGGGGTGTCATCTTTGACTGGTGCTTAAAAGACGGAAAGACTGATCTTTTGGCTGAGATGAAGGAAATTATATCAAGAATGGTTGAAAGCTATATAGTGAGATAG
- a CDS encoding RNA polymerase sigma factor yields MKDERFEDFLINKMAIIYKYLIKIGASCEDAEDIVQETMCKAIEYVDSLNVDNIYPWLFKVSLYRYYNLYNKKKKEEVGIDDKILSSLYSDGIIEEHVLHEELKANVHKVLGLLKESYRTLLIFKYFIGLSYKEIGDILNLDENKVKTYLYRARTKFKELWEVSNYGR; encoded by the coding sequence ATGAAAGATGAGAGGTTTGAAGACTTCTTAATAAATAAGATGGCCATAATTTACAAATATCTCATTAAAATCGGTGCATCTTGTGAAGATGCAGAAGATATCGTACAAGAAACCATGTGTAAAGCTATTGAGTATGTTGATTCCCTAAACGTTGATAACATCTACCCATGGCTGTTTAAAGTATCATTGTACAGATATTATAATCTGTACAATAAGAAAAAGAAGGAGGAAGTCGGTATTGATGATAAAATTCTCTCAAGTCTGTATTCAGATGGAATTATAGAAGAACATGTGCTTCATGAAGAATTAAAGGCAAACGTTCATAAAGTCCTTGGTCTATTAAAAGAAAGCTACAGAACCCTCTTAATTTTCAAATATTTTATTGGATTATCTTATAAAGAAATAGGCGATATATTAAATCTGGATGAAAACAAAGTAAAGACATATCTTTACCGTGCAAGGACTAAATTTAAAGAATTGTGGGAGGTATCGAATTATGGCAGATGA
- a CDS encoding anti sigma factor C-terminal domain-containing protein: MADEKNINVNDNNDEKELDEIFESAKKDKFDKAVKKAKWRSILRTIVISLIVIVIVSISTIFIGIKVTQSESSDINFALSVFNDLTAPDMYIGKSIRYEGILGGKTVYSTYKIIEGKVVYTGQQEYSYGLFNTVDVQAINSPAIVWGESFDEDSLKKPTYNELGQREMIFFYPYVKYKTYKSDLNLLEDIGNDKYIEMSLSFDKAYSIDEVNKMMPKNVTLTWYWVDDLNSKEKEAHKPNKNKQKLPDGKTIDVDNPADVCSEKAAYGIKVYDSNGDKLKNPEELFIAVIENNINEIEKLKTDNHKVNGIKSEVKRIYDNLKDKNGKIKKENLKIQGVVVTGTAETLKSLRGLPFIKASSLGVVTDKY, from the coding sequence ATGGCAGATGAAAAAAATATAAACGTAAACGACAATAATGATGAGAAGGAACTTGATGAAATTTTTGAAAGCGCTAAGAAAGATAAATTTGATAAAGCGGTTAAAAAAGCAAAATGGCGCTCTATTTTAAGAACTATAGTTATAAGTTTGATAGTCATAGTGATTGTTTCAATAAGCACTATCTTTATAGGAATCAAAGTAACACAGTCGGAAAGTTCTGATATAAATTTTGCCCTATCAGTATTCAATGATCTCACCGCTCCTGATATGTATATAGGTAAATCAATCAGGTATGAAGGAATTTTGGGAGGCAAAACAGTTTATTCAACTTACAAGATAATAGAAGGTAAGGTAGTTTATACGGGTCAGCAGGAATACAGCTATGGGCTTTTCAACACTGTCGATGTACAGGCTATCAATTCACCAGCTATAGTATGGGGAGAAAGTTTTGATGAAGACAGTTTAAAAAAGCCGACTTACAACGAACTTGGTCAGAGGGAAATGATTTTTTTCTATCCATATGTAAAATACAAGACATACAAGAGTGACTTAAATTTACTGGAGGACATAGGAAATGACAAATATATAGAGATGTCATTATCTTTTGATAAAGCGTACAGCATCGACGAAGTAAATAAAATGATGCCAAAAAACGTAACTTTAACGTGGTATTGGGTTGACGATCTAAATAGCAAAGAAAAAGAAGCACATAAACCAAATAAAAATAAGCAAAAGCTTCCCGATGGAAAGACAATTGATGTAGATAATCCAGCAGATGTATGTTCTGAAAAAGCGGCATACGGTATAAAGGTCTATGACAGCAACGGAGACAAATTAAAAAATCCAGAAGAACTTTTCATAGCCGTCATTGAAAATAATATAAATGAGATAGAAAAACTTAAAACAGATAATCATAAGGTAAATGGCATCAAATCGGAGGTTAAAAGAATTTACGATAATCTAAAAGACAAAAATGGAAAAATAAAAAAGGAAAACTTAAAGATACAAGGCGTCGTTGTAACAGGTACTGCAGAAACCTTAAAATCGCTTAGAGGTTTACCTTTTATAAAGGCATCATCATTAGGTGTTGTCACGGATAAGTATTGA
- a CDS encoding FAD-dependent oxidoreductase, which produces MDKKYGILFEKVSIGSCEIKNRFAMAPMGPLGLGDSEGGFNQRGIDYYVERAKGGTGLIITGVTFVDNKVEQHDMPNCPCSTHNPVHFIRTAREMTEKIHAYDAKIFLQLSAGFGRVTIPTNLGEHPPVAPSPIPHRWLDKTCRPLTKEEIREIVVQFGKGAYNAKRAGFDGVQIHAVHEGYLLDQFAISMFNSRTDEYGGSLENRLRFAREVLEEIKKTCGDDFPVTLRYSVKSFIKDWREGGLPGEEFVEKGRDIEEGIEAAKLLVKYGYDALDVDVGSYDAWWWNHPPMYQEKGLYIPYAKMVKDAVDVPVICAGRMDNPDLASAAVRDGACDIVSLGRPLLADPDYVNKLKAGDTASIRPCLSCHEGCMGRIQEYSALNCAVNPQACRESSERLIPTQHKKKVLIVGGGVAGCEAARVLALRGHEPIVYEKTDRLGGNLIPGGVPSFKEDDHALVAWYENELKKLNVEVHLNTELDADDVINFGADVVIVATGSKPKVFSLGEGPVYTAQDALLGKVDIGNDVVIIGGGLVGCETALWLRDMSKNVTIVEALPKLLAVNGPLCHANSEMLKELIPFKGIKTITSAKATGYDGRVLKVSTPDGDIEVTADTVILAVGYTPSNSIYQEVKDKISNIYLLGDARNVSNIMYAIWNAFEVAKNID; this is translated from the coding sequence ATGGACAAAAAATATGGTATTCTATTTGAGAAGGTTTCGATTGGAAGCTGCGAGATAAAGAACCGCTTTGCCATGGCTCCTATGGGACCATTAGGCCTTGGTGATTCAGAAGGCGGTTTCAACCAAAGGGGCATTGACTATTACGTTGAGCGGGCAAAAGGAGGCACAGGATTAATCATTACTGGTGTCACATTTGTTGACAACAAAGTTGAACAGCATGACATGCCTAATTGCCCTTGTTCCACACACAATCCAGTTCACTTTATACGAACTGCTCGCGAGATGACAGAGAAAATTCATGCATACGATGCTAAGATATTTCTTCAATTGTCAGCAGGATTTGGAAGAGTCACAATTCCTACAAATTTAGGAGAGCATCCGCCTGTAGCGCCGTCTCCTATCCCACATCGCTGGCTTGACAAGACATGCCGTCCTCTTACAAAAGAAGAAATTCGCGAGATAGTAGTGCAGTTTGGCAAAGGTGCCTACAATGCGAAGCGAGCAGGATTTGACGGCGTACAGATCCACGCTGTACATGAGGGATATCTTCTAGACCAGTTTGCTATATCTATGTTCAACAGCCGCACCGATGAATACGGCGGAAGCCTTGAAAACAGGCTGCGTTTTGCAAGGGAAGTCTTGGAGGAGATAAAGAAGACGTGCGGCGATGATTTCCCAGTGACGCTTAGATACAGCGTAAAAAGCTTCATTAAAGATTGGCGAGAAGGAGGCCTTCCGGGTGAGGAGTTTGTAGAAAAAGGAAGAGATATTGAAGAAGGAATAGAGGCAGCCAAACTGCTTGTTAAATATGGATACGATGCTTTGGATGTAGATGTTGGAAGCTATGATGCATGGTGGTGGAATCATCCGCCAATGTACCAAGAAAAAGGGCTTTACATCCCATATGCAAAGATGGTAAAAGATGCAGTAGACGTCCCTGTGATCTGCGCAGGACGTATGGACAACCCGGACCTTGCATCAGCTGCTGTAAGAGATGGAGCATGTGACATAGTTTCATTAGGTCGTCCTCTTCTGGCAGATCCTGATTATGTAAATAAGCTAAAGGCAGGAGATACCGCTTCTATACGTCCGTGTTTATCATGTCACGAAGGATGTATGGGACGCATACAGGAGTATTCTGCATTAAACTGCGCAGTAAACCCTCAGGCTTGCCGCGAAAGTTCTGAACGGCTTATACCGACACAGCACAAAAAGAAAGTCCTGATAGTAGGTGGCGGTGTGGCAGGCTGTGAAGCAGCTCGCGTATTAGCACTTCGCGGGCATGAGCCAATCGTGTATGAAAAAACTGATAGGTTAGGTGGAAATCTGATTCCCGGCGGCGTGCCGTCGTTTAAAGAAGATGATCATGCGCTTGTAGCTTGGTATGAGAATGAGCTTAAGAAGTTAAACGTAGAGGTCCATCTCAATACAGAATTAGATGCTGATGATGTTATTAATTTCGGTGCAGATGTCGTAATAGTTGCGACAGGGTCAAAGCCAAAAGTATTTTCACTGGGAGAAGGACCGGTTTACACTGCTCAAGATGCTTTGCTAGGCAAAGTTGATATAGGAAATGATGTGGTCATAATTGGCGGTGGACTTGTAGGGTGCGAAACAGCACTGTGGCTTAGAGATATGAGCAAGAATGTGACGATTGTTGAGGCACTTCCAAAGCTTTTAGCTGTGAATGGACCATTGTGCCATGCAAATAGTGAAATGCTGAAAGAATTAATACCTTTTAAAGGAATAAAGACTATAACATCTGCAAAAGCTACAGGATACGACGGCAGGGTATTGAAAGTAAGTACACCTGATGGTGACATAGAAGTTACAGCAGACACTGTGATACTTGCTGTTGGGTATACGCCGTCTAATTCCATCTATCAAGAAGTGAAAGATAAAATTTCAAACATATATCTTCTTGGTGATGCTCGCAATGTTTCTAACATCATGTATGCAATATGGAATGCTTTTGAGGTTGCAAAAAATATAGACTAA
- a CDS encoding class II fructose-bisphosphate aldolase has translation MYVTLKEILKNTRKYKFAVGAFNIHCLEMVPAMIEAAKAKNSPIILQVSPTTCKYIGASLLSNLVKYLANKADINVTLHLDHAKDFNTIKEAVDNGFSSVMIDASALPLEENIEKTKEVVEYASKRGVSVESELGTIGGTEEGVALNDGKIIYTRPQDAIKFIEATGIDALAIAIGTSHGQYKSKAKLNFNVLKEIYDATDIPLVLHGGTGVSDEDLKKCILGGISKVNVGTELNVAWVTAAKENFGKAKVNDSCRDLLIPSNFAVQKVIEDKIDILGSSNRK, from the coding sequence ATGTATGTAACACTAAAAGAAATTTTGAAAAATACTAGAAAATATAAGTTTGCAGTAGGTGCATTTAATATACATTGCCTGGAAATGGTTCCTGCGATGATAGAAGCTGCTAAAGCTAAAAATTCACCAATTATATTACAAGTATCGCCAACTACATGTAAATATATAGGTGCTTCGTTGTTAAGCAATTTAGTAAAATATTTAGCTAATAAAGCTGATATTAATGTCACACTGCATTTGGATCATGCAAAGGATTTTAATACAATTAAAGAAGCCGTTGATAATGGGTTTTCTTCAGTAATGATTGATGCTTCAGCACTGCCCTTAGAGGAAAACATTGAGAAGACGAAGGAAGTAGTGGAATATGCATCGAAACGTGGTGTATCAGTGGAGTCAGAACTAGGAACTATTGGAGGTACTGAAGAAGGGGTAGCTCTTAATGATGGAAAAATTATATATACACGTCCACAAGATGCAATAAAATTTATAGAAGCAACAGGTATAGATGCTTTAGCTATAGCTATTGGTACTTCACATGGACAGTATAAATCAAAAGCAAAGCTTAATTTCAATGTATTAAAAGAAATCTATGATGCAACAGATATTCCACTAGTACTTCATGGAGGAACTGGCGTTTCTGATGAGGATTTAAAAAAATGTATTTTAGGTGGAATATCTAAGGTTAATGTAGGAACTGAGCTAAATGTGGCATGGGTTACTGCAGCAAAGGAAAATTTCGGGAAGGCAAAAGTTAATGACTCCTGTAGAGATCTATTAATACCTTCGAATTTTGCTGTTCAGAAGGTTATTGAAGATAAAATAGATATATTAGGTAGTTCAAATAGAAAATAG
- a CDS encoding tetratricopeptide repeat protein, which yields MFFKKNKKKETSSMANGEDTRKLDKRELIDEAEDLINTIDSVSGDERIEVLNRIGSLYFEANKIDDAIKYYEISISENKSLGKAYTELVKLYNIKRKEAISKKDDESMKQYMEKIDRLLQLSKDVIRGRG from the coding sequence ATGTTTTTTAAGAAAAATAAGAAAAAAGAAACTTCATCAATGGCAAATGGAGAAGATACTAGAAAATTAGATAAAAGGGAATTAATAGATGAAGCAGAAGATTTAATCAATACTATCGATTCAGTGTCAGGTGATGAGAGGATTGAAGTATTAAACAGGATTGGAAGTTTGTATTTTGAAGCAAATAAAATAGATGATGCTATAAAGTACTATGAAATTAGCATTAGCGAAAATAAATCTCTTGGCAAAGCATATACAGAATTAGTAAAGCTGTATAATATCAAACGAAAAGAAGCTATAAGCAAAAAAGATGATGAGAGCATGAAGCAATATATGGAGAAAATTGATCGTTTACTGCAACTATCGAAGGATGTAATTCGGGGAAGAGGTTAA
- a CDS encoding PTS sugar transporter subunit IIC, protein MVIVNFIIKNILTQASITIALISLIGLILQKKKVGEIISGTFKTLLGFLVLSAGSGIIVQSLIYFGKIFTKGFGLQGIVPSIEAINGQAMNNLHLGNEIALTFLAIFIVNIIIARFTKWKYIFLTGQAILWMATMTTVFGKFAGLSGAPLVIVGGIVGGIFAVAMPAIAQPIVRKITGSDDIALGHFCTIGYIFAAGVSKLVGDKTKSTEDIQLPKGFEFLQDTYLSVGLVMIPLYIVTALFAGAKFGSQLSGNVNYVVYAFLQGVQFIVGVYVLLAGVRLLLAEIVPAFRGIALKVVPDAKPALDCPVLFPYAPNAVTIGFVGTTIGSVIAMFVLPMFGLAMILPGMLTNFFAGGTAGVFANAAGGRRGAIISTIAHGFFITLLPALLVISFNKMGFINATATDVDTVTAALLYAWIITPILKAL, encoded by the coding sequence ATGGTAATAGTAAATTTCATAATTAAAAACATTTTAACACAAGCATCTATTACAATTGCATTAATATCATTAATTGGGTTAATTCTACAAAAGAAAAAAGTAGGAGAAATTATATCTGGGACATTTAAAACATTGTTAGGCTTCTTAGTATTATCTGCCGGATCTGGGATAATAGTACAATCATTAATCTATTTTGGCAAAATATTTACAAAGGGATTTGGACTTCAAGGCATAGTGCCATCTATCGAAGCAATTAATGGGCAAGCAATGAATAATTTACATCTTGGAAATGAGATTGCTTTAACGTTTCTAGCAATATTCATTGTTAATATAATCATTGCAAGATTTACCAAATGGAAATATATATTCTTAACTGGGCAAGCTATACTGTGGATGGCTACGATGACTACTGTATTCGGAAAATTTGCTGGATTAAGCGGAGCACCATTAGTAATTGTCGGTGGAATAGTTGGAGGAATTTTTGCAGTAGCGATGCCAGCTATCGCTCAACCTATTGTTCGCAAAATAACTGGTAGCGATGATATTGCATTAGGACATTTTTGCACAATTGGATATATTTTTGCAGCAGGAGTGTCCAAACTGGTTGGTGATAAAACTAAGTCAACTGAAGATATCCAATTACCAAAAGGATTTGAATTCTTACAAGATACGTACCTTTCTGTTGGACTTGTTATGATACCTCTTTACATTGTAACAGCTTTATTTGCAGGAGCTAAATTTGGTTCTCAGCTTTCAGGAAATGTCAACTATGTTGTATATGCATTTTTACAAGGAGTTCAATTTATTGTAGGAGTTTATGTGTTATTAGCAGGTGTTAGACTTTTGTTAGCTGAAATTGTTCCAGCGTTTAGAGGAATTGCATTAAAAGTTGTACCAGACGCTAAGCCTGCACTTGATTGCCCAGTATTATTCCCGTATGCACCAAATGCTGTAACGATTGGCTTTGTAGGGACGACAATAGGCAGTGTTATTGCAATGTTCGTTTTGCCTATGTTTGGGTTAGCAATGATATTACCAGGAATGCTAACAAACTTTTTCGCCGGTGGTACAGCGGGTGTCTTTGCTAATGCAGCTGGAGGTAGAAGAGGGGCTATAATTTCTACCATAGCTCATGGATTCTTTATAACATTGCTTCCAGCATTATTAGTGATAAGCTTTAATAAAATGGGCTTTATTAATGCAACAGCAACAGATGTAGATACTGTAACAGCAGCACTACTTTATGCATGGATTATCACTCCAATTCTTAAAGCATTATAG